The nucleotide sequence CTCGTAGGTACAGTCTGCTGCCTGCACCGATGAGGCCAACAGCACTGCCGCGGCTACCGAAGTGAGTGACTTGTTGATTTTTTGGAATGGAGTCATGTTTTTCATCGTCTTTCCCTATTTGGCGTTGATTTGGATTTTTGGGTTCTTCTTCTTCAAAGTGAGCGTAAGCTGTTTTTTCTTCTTCTGAAGTAAGACGCTGTCACGTTCAATTTTCACGATAGCATACCCGTAGATGGTGTCATTTTGCTTATACCATTTACCGTCAATCAATGCCGTATGGCTGTTGATGACAGATTCAAGCGTCAAAGGTGGCTTAGGCACATAACGCTGCACATAGGTTGTAGTTCCCTTTTTTGTTTGAGGCGGCTGATTGAGAATCAGCTGTGCTCTGAACGGATCCTTCAGGCCAAATAGGGCAGCTGACGATACCCCTGTTCTTGGGGGTTTGATGGCTGCAATCTCCTGATCGACCCATTGCATGTCAGGTTGGATATCCTGTGCAAATGCGAACAGAGGCAGCATGAGTATTAGTAGTTTCGTTTTCATTAGTAAGTGATCCCCCATACTGATGAGTTGACATCGAGTTCCAGTTTTTCTTTGGCACTCAGGCTGAGACCGTGCAGGTCGATAACCAGATCACTCTGTTCCATGGCGTTGATGAATTTGAGCATGTTGTCGAACTCACCTGACGCAAAGACTTTGATGTCAAGTACGTGACCAAACTTCTCTTTTTCCAGAGCCCTTTTATTGCTCAAGACAGCGAGCTTGACGCTGTATTTCTTGGCATTTTCTGCGATCGAGTCAATATATTTACCCCAGGCTTCTTCATTATAGAAGAGTTCAGAGATCTGACTGATCTTGTAGTTGATATATTCGTTTTTCTCTTTGACAGCCAATGTTTCCGCTTTAATGGCTTCAATTTGGGCTTCAATCTGATGAATTTCGCTTTCTGGATGCATTGCGAGATAATGCTCATCTGCTCTGAGCTTTTGTTCGACGGCAATCCGTTCTGCCTTCACCTGCTGATATTCGCGCTCAGCACTTTCCCAAAATAAGAGGTAGGAGAAAGCTATAAGCGCTACGGCGATCATGCCGTATATCATATAGACCTCACCCTGTTTCTTACTAGAAAAAGACTGGTCTATTGGATAGAGGTATTGTTCAATATTAAATTTCATTTCAGCACCACCTTCAGATCACCGCGATAATAGCTGGTGTTATCATCCAATTCGATTTTTTCGATGTTGTAATGAAAACGCTGTGTCCGGTTCTTTGTCATAAACTCAACCAGGTCGGTGATTTGTTTGTCTTTTTTTGCCATAACACTCAAGTTGAATGCTTTTTCATTTTCATCTTGCGCATATGAGATGTCAGACACACCGACGTCAAATCGGTTCATCTCCCTGGTGAGTTCAGCCATGATTTCAGCTTTCATCGGATAATTAACTTTGACATCATGAATCTTGATCAAAGTGGCTTTCCGCTCTTCAAAAAGTTCGTTTTCTGCATCAAGCAGTTTCTGCGCTTCAGCCTTTCGTGCCAGGTTCAAATTGATGGTCTCTTCCCGTGTCACTTTGATGGCATGCGTTTCTCGGTACTGTTTCTCCAGCAATGCTTTCCGTACGCTTTCGGCATACCCCATCGTCCAGTAGGTGACAGGGTAAGCGAACGCCACGACAAGCGAAAGTGCAGTTACGGCGAAGAGCTTCCCGCTGTGGCGCTGGAAGAACGGCGGCGGCCGATGGTAGATAGAGAAATTGACGTCATAGCGTGCGGCTTTGTCCGTACGGACATACAGCTGCATCAGCTGGTGGATCTGGTCAATGTAACTGTCCGTCGCAAAACCGTAGGAGAAGTCGAACGCCTTGGCTTCAAAACCAAGGTAGGTTTGGCAATATTCGTCAACGCCGGCGATCGAACCGATCTGTGAACCGATGTAGATCTCTTCGATCGTTTCGATTTCATAGGCACGTTTAGCGTAGTTGAGAACGTCGTTGATATGGAGGAAAAGCTCACCGAAGAGTTTGATCAGATACTTCTGATACTCCGGATTTTGTGTCGCAAGGCCTTCCGTTGCCAGCAGCGTCTGGAAATCAACAAGATCGATCTGCTCGCCAAGAAGTTCACAAAAACGCTCATGCATATCGCGGAAAGAGTACTTCAGGCTTTTCGTGTAAACGAATTCTTGCTCGTTGTAGAGCGTGAAGAACGCGTCGTTCTCCTGGAAGTAGATATAGCAATGGGCGCCGTAGCCCTGGACGATTTCATGGGTGTAAAGGGTTTTGAGCAGCAGCGGTACCGGAACGATCTGGTCGACATACTGCAGATCGGCAACCGTCTGTGCAAAGGTTTCATCGATAATAAGCGGATCAACGATGAAGACGTGGAAAGTACGCTCTTTCGCGCTCCCATCTGTCGGAACCTCGATATAGTCGATCGTATATTCGATCGCCATGTCTAGGGCGAGCTCTTCATATGCCTTGGTTTCGATGACAAATGCGAGGTCATCGTCCGGGATATTTTTGCTTACACCGATCTGCGCGGTGATGAAGCTACTCGTGTTGAGATAGGAGATCCCGTACTGTTTTTTACCGTACTGAGGGTTTTTGGTGACGCTTAACTGGTTACCACTCCCCAAGTAGTAGGTATGTTTGTACGGGTTGTTCGAGAGGACCGTATCAAAAACCTGCTCGTTTGAATTGTTCATGTTGCAAATCCCTGTTCTTTTTGGACTGTCCGGCAGCCATATCATGAAGGGTGAATGCCATCTCTAGATGGCCGGGGGCATCCGGTGTTCCGCCCGTTCTTTCACCTTGTTCATTCTATAACAACATAAAACCACATCGACTTATAACATTGAATGTTAATGTTCTTAGGTTTCACACATTTTCATTGTAGCCCAAGTAAACTTAAAAATTTTCTTATAACTGATGAAAAGAGTGCCTGATTATGGATGTTGCAGGGGGATGGAATAATGGGAAGACGAGACGTAATTAGACGCAGAAGCTCAGGTTTGGTACCCGAGATCTTCCAGCATTTTCTTGTCATTCGTCCAATTCGGTTTCACGCTGACGAACAGATCAAGGTAGGCACGGTGGCCGGAAAGGGATTCGATTTTTTGGCGGGCATGCTTGCCGATACGCTTGATCGTAGCGCCGCCTTTACCGATCATAATTCCTTTTTGGCTCTCTTTCTCGACGATGATCGTTGCGCGGATATGGTCGATGTCGTCGGCTTCATCGATCTTGTCAATGACGACATCGGTCCCGTAGGGGATTTCGTCGCTGATATTCTCGAAAATTGATTCGCGGATGAACTCTCGGAAGATGTCCCGCAGCTTCTCATTGGTGAGGTCTTCGGGGTCAAAGAGGTAGGGGGATTCCGGCAGAAACCTCGTGATGACATCTTTGAGTTGCTCGAGACCGGTATGTTTCGTGACAGAAACGGGAATGAGGGCCTCAAAATGTTCCGAAAAAGCGTTATATTCACCAATCCTGGCAAGCAGCTCGCCCTGGGAAATCTGGTCGATTTTGCTCAGCGCTATCAGGTGCTTTTTCCCGCCGGCGAGCTCCAGGAAGCGTTTGTAGTGCTTGACGCTGTCCGCGGCCGGGGCCAGGTAGACAATGAGATCGCAGTCACCGATCGCCTTGAGGGCTTCTTCGAGCATGAACTGGTTGAGTTTGCGCTCTTTTTCATGCAGGCCGGGCGTATCGACGAAGATCAGCTGATCCTCCCCGTGCATGACAATGGCGTTGAGACGTCTGCGCGTGGCATTCGCCTTCTGGCTTACCATGGCGATCTTTTCGCCCAGCAGGGCGTTGAGTAGGGTACTTTTGCCCGCATTCGGGCGTCCGACGAGGGCGATAAAACCGGCTTTGGTCATACAGGGCTCCTTTAGAGGATATAGCGGGAGAGGTCTTCATCCTCGATGACGATGTCCAGTTTGTCATGAACGATCGTTTTGGTGACGGTGTACGTCTGTCCGGCATAGGTTTCGGCGTCGAAGCTGATCTCTTCGAGGACCTTTTCCAAAATGGTGTGCAGGCGTCTGGCACCGATGTCTTCGGTTTTCTCGTTGGCCTGCTGCGCAAGCGCGGCGATGGCACGGATGGCGTCGTCATCAAACTCCAGGGTGACATTTTCAACGGCGAGCAGCGCCTTGTACTGTTTGATCAGAGAATTCTTCGGCTGGGTCAGGATGGCGTAGAGCGCCTTCTCGTCAAGCGACTGCAGTTCGACCCGCAGCGGGAAACGTCCCTGAAGTTCCGGGATGAGATCGCTGGGCTTTGTGAGGTGGAAGGCCCCGGCGGCAATGAAGAGGATGTGGTCGGTCTTGACCGGGCCGTATTTGGTGCCGACGCTGCTTCCTTCGACAATGGGGAGCAGGTCACGCTGTACACCCTCTTTGCTGGGGTCGTTGCGCCCCTGGCTTTTGGAACTGACGGCGATCTTGTCGATCTCGTCGAGGAAAATGATGCCGCCGTCTTCCGCGCGGCGTACGGCTTCGCTGCGGATGGCGTCCATGTCCAGCAGGGCGTCGGTCGCTTCGCTGTCAAGGATACGGATGGCATCGGAGACTTTCATCTCCTTCTTGTTCTCTTTCTTGTTGATCGATGAGAACATTTTGGCAAAAGACTCCTGCATCTTCGCCATCTCCGGCGGCATGCCGGTGTCGTTGAACTCGATGTTCCCTTTTGGCAGTTCGATCTCGATCGTCTTGTCGTTCATCTCGCCGTCAATGACCCTCTGCCGCATCCGTTCGCGGGAGGAGGCATATTCGGCTTTCTTGGTCTCCGAGGAGAGCGGCGGCAACGGCGGCAGCAGTTTGTCGACGATCTTGTCGAGGACGTACTCCTTGATGGCATCCTCGTTTGCCGCTTTCTGCTCCTCTTTGACAAGGGCGATGGAGGTCATGACGAGGTCGCGGACCATCGATTCGACGTCACGGCCGACGAAGCCGACCTCCGTAAATTTGCTTGCTTCGACTTTGATGAAAGGAACGCCCATCATCTTGGCGAGGCGGCGGGAGATCTCGGTTTTCCCGACCCCGGTCGAGCCGATCATCAGGATGTTCTTGGGCATGATCTCGTGCTGCATCTCGCCATCGAGCTGCATCCGGCGGTAACGGGTGCGAAGCGCCAGGGCGATGCTTTTTTTCGCCGCCTGCTGGCCGATAATGTAGGCATCGAGGTAGGAGACGATCTCTTTGGGGGTCATGTTCATGCTTCAGAGGCCTCCAGGGTCAGGATTTTGATCTCGTGGTTGGTGTAGATGCAGAGATCCGCCGCGATATGCAGGCTCTCTTCGACGAGGGCTTCGGGGGCCAGGTCCGCGTGCTTTTTCAGGGCGCGCGCACTGGCGATGGCGTAGTTGCCGCCGCTGCCGATGGAGGCGATCTCTCCGTCTTCGGGCTCAACGACGTCACCGTTGCCGGTGAGGATGAAAATGTGCTCGGTATTGAGGACGATCATCATCGCTTCGAGACGGCGCAGCACCTTATCCTTGCGCCACGCTTTGGAGAAGTCGATGATGGCCTTGACCATATCGCCTTTGCGTGCGGAGAGGAACTCCTCGAACATATCAAAGAGGTTGAAAGCGTCCGCCGTGGAGCCGGCAAAGCCGGCCAGAACCTGGCCGTTGTGCAGTTTGCGGATCTTGGTAGCGTTGTTCTTGAGGACAGTGTGCCCGAAGGTGACCTGCCCGTCGCCGCCGATGACCGCCTTGCCCTCGCTTTTGTAGGCGAGTATCGTCGTTGCGTCGAACATTATTCGCCTACGATGTCGAGATGCAGCAGCGCGTGGATGCCGTGGCCGAGTTTGAGGTCGACCTCGTGCTTCCCGGTCATTTTGATCGCCTTTTTGGCTTCGATATGTTTTTTGTCGATGGTGATGCCGTGCGCATCCTCGAGCGCCTTGGCGATATCGTCCTTGGTGACGGCGCCGAAGAGGTGGCCGGTGTCACCGAGCTTCTTGGCGATGGTGACTTCGAGGGTTTCGAGCTTCGCTTTCATGGCGGTGAGGTCGGCGATCTCCTGGGCTTCATTCGCGGCGGCCTGGCGCTTCGCCTCTTCCCACTCGGCGATGACCTCGTCGGTGGCATGTTTGGCAAACCCTTTACCGATCAGGAAGTTCTTGCCGTAGCCGTCTTTGACCTCTTTGACCTCGCCGGCTTTGCCGAGGCTTTTGACATCTTTGATCAACAGTACTCTCATTGCTTCTCCTTGTGTTTCAGCGTTCGAGTTCGCCGCCGTAGGCGACGATCCCGTAGGTAAGGTTGCCGACGTTTTCATACCCCATGTCGCTGAGGATGCGCTGGCAGTGCGCGCTGCGGCTTCCGACATGGCAGTAGACAATCAGCTTCTCCTGTTTGGAAAGTTTTGCACTCTCCAGGGTGTCGAAGAAACTGCTGGTGGGGATCAGCCGGTCGGCACCTTTGATGTGCCCCATCTGCCACTCCATATGCTCGCGCACGTCGATCAGTTTGAAGTTGACCATCCCGAGTGCGCGTCCTTCGAGCAGGGCGGCGAGCTCGTCACCGTCGAACTGCTCTTTGTGAAGCAGGAGGTTGCACTCGTCGGCACTGAGCCCCCTGGAGTGCTGGTGGACAACCTCTTCGATCTCCTCTTCACTGCGGTGCTGGGCAGCATATTCGGGGGTACAGAAGATCTGGCAGTGGCAGACGCCGTCCTCGGGGATCTCTTTTTCGATGGCCGGTTTGCAGGGGCAGATGCGGTCCTGTTCTTTGTCGCCGGTGACGAAAAAGCAGGGGCAGTAGCGTTTACCGTGCATCAGTTTGTTGCGCGTCAGCCCAAGCTGAATGCCCTCATTGATCTCCGCATCGGGGTTATAGGACCAGCCGAACTGCTCGACGACTTTGTCCGTAAAACGGATCGTCCGCTCGAGCTCGCTCTGGAATTCGTCAGAGTTGATATCGATCTTCGTAATTCCGCCGGCCATACGGTTTTCCTTACTGTTTGCGCGCTTTGCCCGCGATGATGAAGCGCAGGGCGTTGAGCTTGATAAAGCCGTTGGCGTCTTTCTGGTCGTAGACCGCGTCCTCTTCGAAGGTACAGTATTCCGGGTTGAACAGTGACTGTTCGGAGCTGCGTCCGACGACGACGACGTTGCCCTTGTAAAGCTTGAGGCGGACCGTCCCTTCGACGTTCTCCTGGGTCTTGTCGATAGCGGCCTGGAGCATCTCGCGTTCCGGCGCGAACCAGTAGCCGTTGTAGATCAGTTTCGCGTAGCGCGGCATCAGCTCGTCTTTGAGATGCGCCTCTTCGCGGTCGAGGGTGATGGACTCGATGGCGCGGTGCGCTTTGAGCATGATCGTACCGCCC is from Sulfurimonas sp. HSL-1656 and encodes:
- a CDS encoding ferredoxin-thioredoxin reductase catalytic domain-containing protein encodes the protein MAGGITKIDINSDEFQSELERTIRFTDKVVEQFGWSYNPDAEINEGIQLGLTRNKLMHGKRYCPCFFVTGDKEQDRICPCKPAIEKEIPEDGVCHCQIFCTPEYAAQHRSEEEIEEVVHQHSRGLSADECNLLLHKEQFDGDELAALLEGRALGMVNFKLIDVREHMEWQMGHIKGADRLIPTSSFFDTLESAKLSKQEKLIVYCHVGSRSAHCQRILSDMGYENVGNLTYGIVAYGGELER
- the hslU gene encoding HslU--HslV peptidase ATPase subunit: MNMTPKEIVSYLDAYIIGQQAAKKSIALALRTRYRRMQLDGEMQHEIMPKNILMIGSTGVGKTEISRRLAKMMGVPFIKVEASKFTEVGFVGRDVESMVRDLVMTSIALVKEEQKAANEDAIKEYVLDKIVDKLLPPLPPLSSETKKAEYASSRERMRQRVIDGEMNDKTIEIELPKGNIEFNDTGMPPEMAKMQESFAKMFSSINKKENKKEMKVSDAIRILDSEATDALLDMDAIRSEAVRRAEDGGIIFLDEIDKIAVSSKSQGRNDPSKEGVQRDLLPIVEGSSVGTKYGPVKTDHILFIAAGAFHLTKPSDLIPELQGRFPLRVELQSLDEKALYAILTQPKNSLIKQYKALLAVENVTLEFDDDAIRAIAALAQQANEKTEDIGARRLHTILEKVLEEISFDAETYAGQTYTVTKTIVHDKLDIVIEDEDLSRYIL
- the hslV gene encoding ATP-dependent protease subunit HslV; this encodes MFDATTILAYKSEGKAVIGGDGQVTFGHTVLKNNATKIRKLHNGQVLAGFAGSTADAFNLFDMFEEFLSARKGDMVKAIIDFSKAWRKDKVLRRLEAMMIVLNTEHIFILTGNGDVVEPEDGEIASIGSGGNYAIASARALKKHADLAPEALVEESLHIAADLCIYTNHEIKILTLEASEA
- the era gene encoding GTPase Era, whose product is MTKAGFIALVGRPNAGKSTLLNALLGEKIAMVSQKANATRRRLNAIVMHGEDQLIFVDTPGLHEKERKLNQFMLEEALKAIGDCDLIVYLAPAADSVKHYKRFLELAGGKKHLIALSKIDQISQGELLARIGEYNAFSEHFEALIPVSVTKHTGLEQLKDVITRFLPESPYLFDPEDLTNEKLRDIFREFIRESIFENISDEIPYGTDVVIDKIDEADDIDHIRATIIVEKESQKGIMIGKGGATIKRIGKHARQKIESLSGHRAYLDLFVSVKPNWTNDKKMLEDLGYQT
- the rplI gene encoding 50S ribosomal protein L9, with protein sequence MRVLLIKDVKSLGKAGEVKEVKDGYGKNFLIGKGFAKHATDEVIAEWEEAKRQAAANEAQEIADLTAMKAKLETLEVTIAKKLGDTGHLFGAVTKDDIAKALEDAHGITIDKKHIEAKKAIKMTGKHEVDLKLGHGIHALLHLDIVGE